One Synergistaceae bacterium DNA segment encodes these proteins:
- a CDS encoding tRNA-guanine transglycosylase: LMGVGFPTNLVESVARGVDMFDCTIPTRNGRNGGVLTRFEKLNLKNKSFARDFTPIDSTCDCYACRNYTRAYIRHLYTAGEILASRLCTWHNLHFLVNLMKEARIAIIEGEFPAFRSNFMEHFMEGQYTK, encoded by the coding sequence ACCTTATGGGAGTAGGCTTTCCGACAAATCTTGTCGAGAGTGTTGCTAGAGGAGTAGATATGTTCGACTGCACGATTCCAACTCGTAACGGACGTAACGGCGGAGTTCTCACTCGTTTTGAAAAACTTAATTTAAAAAATAAGAGCTTTGCAAGAGATTTCACTCCAATAGATTCTACTTGTGATTGCTATGCGTGTCGCAACTACACGCGTGCGTATATACGTCATCTCTACACAGCTGGAGAAATACTTGCCTCGCGTCTATGTACATGGCACAACCTTCACTTTCTAGTTAATTTGATGAAAGAAGCGAGAATAGCAATAATAGAGGGCGAATTTCCGGCTTTTCGTTCTAATTTCATGGAACACTTTATGGAAGGCCAATATACAAAATGA